A region of Leclercia adecarboxylata DNA encodes the following proteins:
- the mltC gene encoding membrane-bound lytic murein transglycosylase MltC: protein MKKFLALALVAPLLVSCSSSNKGDSYNEAWVKDTNGFDILMGQFAHNIENIWGFNEVLIAGPKDYVKYTDGYQTRSHINFDKGTITVETIAGTDPAGRLRQAIVKTLLMGDDPGSIDLYSDTDDITISREPFLYGQVVDQTGQSIRWEGRANNFANYLLQTRLKSRSNGLRVIYSVTINLVPNHLDKRAHKYVGMVRQASRKYGVDESLILAIMQTESSFNPYAVSRSDALGLMQVVQHSAGKDVFRSQGRSGTPSRSYLFDPASNIDTGTAYLAMLNNVYLGGIDNPTSRRYAVITAYNGGAGSVLRVFSNDKIKAASIINSMSPGDVYQTLTTRHPSAESRRYLYKVNTAQKSYRRK, encoded by the coding sequence ATGAAAAAATTTTTAGCGCTTGCTCTTGTTGCACCGTTACTTGTTTCGTGTTCCTCCAGTAATAAAGGCGATAGCTATAACGAAGCCTGGGTAAAGGACACCAACGGTTTTGACATTTTGATGGGGCAGTTCGCCCATAACATCGAAAACATATGGGGTTTTAACGAAGTTCTGATCGCCGGTCCAAAGGACTACGTTAAGTACACCGACGGCTACCAGACCCGCAGCCACATCAACTTTGACAAAGGGACTATCACCGTCGAGACCATCGCCGGAACCGATCCTGCCGGACGACTGCGTCAGGCGATCGTTAAAACCCTGCTGATGGGTGACGATCCGGGCTCTATCGATCTCTACTCCGACACCGACGATATCACTATCTCCAGAGAGCCGTTCCTCTATGGTCAGGTGGTGGATCAGACCGGCCAGTCCATCCGCTGGGAAGGCCGCGCCAACAACTTTGCCAACTATCTGCTGCAGACGCGCCTGAAAAGCCGCAGCAACGGCCTGCGCGTGATCTACAGCGTGACCATTAACCTGGTGCCGAACCACCTCGATAAGCGTGCGCATAAATATGTCGGGATGGTACGCCAGGCCTCGCGTAAATACGGTGTGGATGAGTCGCTGATCCTGGCGATTATGCAGACGGAGTCGTCGTTTAACCCTTACGCGGTAAGCCGTTCCGACGCCCTGGGCCTGATGCAGGTTGTGCAGCACAGCGCCGGCAAAGACGTGTTCCGCTCGCAGGGGCGTTCCGGCACCCCGAGCCGCAGCTATCTGTTCGATCCCGCAAGCAACATCGATACCGGCACCGCCTATCTGGCGATGCTGAATAACGTTTACCTGGGCGGCATTGATAACCCGACCTCGCGTCGCTACGCGGTGATCACCGCCTATAACGGTGGCGCAGGCAGCGTGCTGCGCGTCTTCTCCAACGATAAAATCAAGGCGGCGAGCATCATCAACAGCATGTCGCCGGGGGATGTTTATCAGACCCTCACCACCCGTCACCCTTCCGCAGAATCCCGCCGCTACCTCTATAAGGTCAATACGGCTCAGAAGAGCTATCGTAGAAAGTAG
- a CDS encoding nucleoside permease, translated as MNLKLQLKILSFLQFCLWGSWLTTLGSYMFVTLKFDGASIGAVYSSLGIAAVLMPTLLGIVADKWISAKWVYALCHLVGAGTLFMAAEVTTPGAMFMVILLNSLAYMPTLGLINTISYYRLKNAGMDIVTDFPPIRIWGTIGFIMAMWGVSFAGFELSHMQLYIGAALSLVLTLFTLTLPHIPVSNQQKNQSWSSMLGLDAFALFKNKRMAIFFIFSMLLGAELQITNMFGNTFLHSFDNDPMFSGSFIVEHASVMMSISQISETLFILTIPFFLSRYGIKNVMMISIFAWMLRFGLFAYGDPSAFGTVLLVLSMIVYGCAFDFFNISGSVFVEKEVRPEIRASAQGMFLMMTNGFGCILGGVVSGKVVEMYTTNGITNWQPVWLIFAGYSLVLAFAFMVLFKYKHVRTPTGAQTVAH; from the coding sequence ATGAACCTTAAGCTGCAGCTTAAAATCTTGTCGTTTCTGCAGTTCTGTCTGTGGGGGAGCTGGCTGACCACGCTCGGCTCCTACATGTTTGTCACGCTCAAATTCGACGGTGCCTCTATCGGCGCTGTCTATAGCTCTTTGGGCATTGCCGCTGTCCTGATGCCGACGCTGCTCGGGATCGTGGCGGACAAATGGATAAGCGCGAAGTGGGTCTATGCGCTTTGTCATCTGGTGGGGGCGGGTACGCTGTTTATGGCGGCCGAAGTCACCACGCCAGGGGCGATGTTTATGGTGATCCTGCTTAACTCGCTGGCTTATATGCCAACGCTGGGGCTTATCAACACCATCTCCTACTACCGTCTGAAAAACGCCGGTATGGATATCGTGACCGACTTCCCACCGATCCGTATCTGGGGCACCATCGGCTTTATCATGGCGATGTGGGGCGTGAGCTTCGCAGGCTTCGAACTGAGCCATATGCAGCTCTACATCGGTGCTGCGCTGTCTCTGGTGCTGACGCTGTTCACCCTGACGCTGCCGCACATTCCGGTCTCTAACCAGCAGAAAAACCAGAGCTGGAGCTCCATGCTCGGCCTGGACGCGTTCGCGCTGTTCAAAAACAAACGCATGGCGATCTTCTTCATCTTCTCCATGCTGCTGGGTGCGGAGCTGCAGATCACCAACATGTTCGGCAACACCTTCCTGCACAGCTTCGATAACGACCCGATGTTCTCCGGGAGCTTTATCGTTGAACATGCCTCGGTGATGATGTCGATCTCCCAGATCTCCGAAACGCTGTTCATCCTGACCATCCCGTTCTTCCTGAGCCGCTACGGCATCAAGAACGTGATGATGATCAGTATCTTCGCGTGGATGCTGCGCTTTGGTCTGTTCGCCTACGGTGACCCGTCAGCCTTCGGTACCGTACTGCTGGTTCTGTCGATGATTGTCTACGGCTGCGCCTTCGACTTCTTCAACATCTCCGGTTCCGTGTTCGTGGAAAAAGAGGTTCGTCCGGAAATCCGCGCCAGCGCCCAGGGCATGTTCCTGATGATGACCAACGGCTTCGGCTGTATTCTCGGCGGCGTGGTGAGCGGCAAGGTTGTGGAGATGTATACCACTAACGGTATTACTAACTGGCAGCCGGTGTGGCTGATCTTCGCAGGCTACTCACTGGTACTGGCTTTCGCGTTCATGGTGCTGTTCAAGTACAAACATGTTCGTACCCCAACAGGTGCGCAGACCGTCGCGCATTAA
- a CDS encoding oxidative damage protection protein, giving the protein MARTIFCTFLQREAEGQDFQLYPGDLGKRIYNEISKEAWAQWQHKQTMLINERKLNMMNVEHRKQLEEEMVNFLFEGKEVHIEGYTPPEK; this is encoded by the coding sequence ATGGCCAGAACAATTTTTTGCACCTTCCTGCAACGTGAAGCAGAAGGTCAGGACTTCCAGCTTTATCCGGGCGATCTGGGTAAGCGCATCTATAACGAGATCTCAAAAGAAGCGTGGGCGCAGTGGCAGCACAAGCAAACCATGCTGATTAACGAGCGCAAGCTCAATATGATGAACGTTGAACACCGTAAACAGCTCGAAGAAGAGATGGTCAATTTCCTGTTTGAAGGGAAAGAGGTGCACATCGAAGGTTATACGCCGCCAGAAAAATAA